In one Silene latifolia isolate original U9 population chromosome 10, ASM4854445v1, whole genome shotgun sequence genomic region, the following are encoded:
- the LOC141607284 gene encoding heat shock cognate 70 kDa protein-like yields the protein MGNRTTTSYIAFTQTQFLVGDAAKNQAATNPFNTIFGSRRLLGRKFDDEVVQRYIQHCPYKIVPSLGSCNDKKPMIAVSYQGKKKEFEAVEISAMILKKLKKDAEAYIGNEVKNAVITVPASFSNLQLQATKDIGVIAGFNVLRIIDEPTAAAMAYGYGKKAADGRRNLLVFGLGREYCEVYLVEIEKEVYKVKSTSENDTLGGQNFDNALVSYFVDEFKRKYGTNINQYPRVMNSLRVACEKVNIVLSSTFGTTIEINSLFVGIHFRSYMSHLTTSKRKIQSSSSYCDKLKGEIADIDASIARLMDQRASLESDLATAQFNLTGLTDYLTTQMELTKEHLNRFSSFQTAEKLEYDARHSLGVALDCLGSFFASL from the exons ATGGGTAATCGAACGACGACGTCTTACATTGCTTTCACTCAAACTCAGTTTCTTGTTGGAGATGCGGCTAAGAACCAAGCTGCTACTAATCCCTTCAACACTATCTTTG GCTCCAGGAGGCTTCTAGGAAGGAAATTCGATGATGAAGTTGTGCAAAGATACATTCAACATTGTCCTTACAAGATTGTTCCTAGTTTGGGCTCGTGTAATGACAAGAAGCCGATGATTGCAGTCTCCTACCAAGGCAAAAAGAAAGAATTTGAAGCTGTAGAAATATCTGCTATGATCCTCAAAAAGTTGAAAAAGGATGCAGAGGCTTATATTGGCAATGAAGTGAAGAATGCGGTTATTACTGTTCCTGCTTCCTTTAGTAATTTGCAGCTACAAGCAACTAAGGATATTGGAGTTATTGCAGGATTTAATGTTCTGCGCATTATAGATGAGCCAACGGCTGCTGCAATGGCATACGGCTATGGTAAGAAGGCTGCTGATGGTAGAAGAAATTTGTTGGTTTTCGGTCTTGGCCGGGAATATTGTGAAGTATATTTGGTTGAGATCGAAAAAGAGGTGTATAAAGTCAAATCAACAAGTGAGAATGATACCCTTGGGGGTCAAAACTTTGATAACGCTTTGGTTAGCTACTTTGTGGATGAGTTTAAGAGAAAGTATGGCACAAACATTAATCAATATCCCAGGGTTATGAATAGTCTAAGAGTCGCCTGTGAAAAGGTGAACATAGTGCTTTCTTCAACTTTTGGAACTACTATCGAGATAAACTCTCTTTTTGTTGGGATACATTTTCGTTCATACATGAGTC ACCTAACTACATCTAAGCGAAAGATCCAATCGAGTTCCTCTTACTGTGACAAGCTGAAAGGTGAAATTGCTGATATCGATGCCTCAATTGCTCGTTTGATGGACCAAAGAGCTAGTTTGGAAAGTGATCTTGCCACCGCGCAATTTAACTTGACAGGCCTTACTGATTATTTAACCACTCAGATGGAGTTGACCAAGGAGCATCTAAATCGATTCTCTTCATTTCAGACTGCCGAGAAATTAGAGTATGATGCCAGGCATTCATTAGGAGTCGCACTTGATTGCCTTGGAAGTTTTTTCGCATCCTTGTAA